AATAAACCAGAAGATATTATAATAAAAAAAATATTCAGGTTCATATTAGATCCATAAAGCTAAAAATTGATCTCTTAAATCGTTTTCATCGACTAGTGTTTCTATCATCTCTCTAACAGCTCCGTCTCCTCCGTTGGAAGATAAAACAGTGTCAACAATCACTCTTATATCTTTAACACCATTTTTTGGAGTAAAGCTTCTTCCAACGAGGCTCAACATTTTGAAATCATTTAAGTCATCACCAATAGCGGCAACCTCATGAAATTTTAGTCCTAAAGAATCAACAATCTCTCTTAAAACACTTTCTTTATCTACAATACCTTGATGCAGATTCTGAATCCCGAGCTCTTTAGCCCTTCTCTCTACTATTTTAGAGTTTCTACCCGTTATTATAGCGACCTGTTTGCCCATTCTAACCCAAGTGCTTATACCGAGTCCATCTTTAATATTGAATTGCTTGCTCTCATTACCGTCAGATGAGTATATAACTCCTCCATCGGTCAAGCATCCATCAACATCCAATACTATTAATTTAATCATAATACATCTTTTGTGCTAGGTATTCCAACTCTTTCATTTTTAGACATTGCACGACGAAGGGCAACTGCAAGTGATTTAAAAGAAGCTTCTATTATATGATGTTTATTTTTTCCTCTTAACATTACTATATGCGTACTGATTCTTGCATTAAGGACAAAAGCTCTAAAAAACTCTTCTACAAGTTCAGTATCAAATGAGCC
The sequence above is drawn from the Candidatus Sulfurimonas baltica genome and encodes:
- a CDS encoding KdsC family phosphatase, with the protein product MIKLIVLDVDGCLTDGGVIYSSDGNESKQFNIKDGLGISTWVRMGKQVAIITGRNSKIVERRAKELGIQNLHQGIVDKESVLREIVDSLGLKFHEVAAIGDDLNDFKMLSLVGRSFTPKNGVKDIRVIVDTVLSSNGGDGAVREMIETLVDENDLRDQFLALWI